A single genomic interval of Mangifera indica cultivar Alphonso chromosome 5, CATAS_Mindica_2.1, whole genome shotgun sequence harbors:
- the LOC123216995 gene encoding E3 ubiquitin-protein ligase BRE1-like 1 isoform X2 has protein sequence MGSTGEPDRKRRHFTSISPTAAATKKYPFFSSSEDRKIDTAVLQFQNQKLVQKLEEQKVEYSALDNKFTQLKERQQPYDSTLEVVNRSWEELITDLGSCSIRAKESRSGQDFRYLSVTDDETCYPAEDAFLSRLMETGATESSSSDNCPNQMEENRETASDKTRNILCNMFVAVNSLYHLKDGLYTAVLKETPGDGSCRQKSLIELPSEVKNLRLELSDLHLKHKSLARELQSRQDTDAKNKAELKRLRGELESVVTELEKSNCKLATLKAERDATKGAFFPVLNLGNKLPGDKVRDEERDVQDMESALKELKDQASNRLIELKGLHDERIKILEQLFKLQNKLKSVKCLSSSQAFLLVRDQLEKSKSEVLKYQALFEKLQVETDNLVWREMESNIKNDLVDVLRRSSAVSDSRIADLRMEIQKQIEGKLGIETKLEEASREPGRKEIIAEFKVLVSSFPDEMSSMQSHLSKCKETAVDIHTLRAGVQSLSNVLNRKVKECETLYVRSADQVAELHKLQAMVQDLTDSNLELKLVLDMYRRESTDSRDVMEARDLEYKAWSHVQSLKSSLDEQNLELRVKMANEAEAMSQQRLAAAEADIADMRQKLEAFKREMVRLSDALKSKNEEIEAYMLEIETIGQVYDDMQTQNQQLLQQITELDDYNIKLVLESVRARQMQDALLMEKRTMEREIHQANASMKFYEIKATRIEDQLKFCVDQVQRFTEDRFQNSVTLENTQKKLLGVRKSSVQLRESLEESQSKVDDCRMALMKQQIELERERFSKKRIEEELEVSRRMVSRLRAQTEGSSIVEELRQELREYREILKCSICLERPKEVVITKCYHLFCNPCVQRVTDSRHRKCPVCAASFGPNDVKPVYI, from the exons ATGGGGAGTACGGGTGAGCCAGATCGAAAACGGCGTCACTTTACCTCCATATCACCAACGGCCGCTGCCACTAAGAAGTATCCATTCTTTTCCTCTTCTGAGGACAGAAag ATTGATACTGCAGTGCTTCAATTCCAAAACCAAAAGCTTGTACAGAAGTTAGAGGAGCAGAAGGTTGAGTATTCTGCTCTTGATAATAAGTTCACTCAACTGAAGGAGAGACAACAGCCGTATGATTCCACATTAGAGGTGGTGAATAGGTCTTGGGAAGAG cTGATTACTGATCTGGGATCATGTTCCATCCGAGCAAAAGAGTCAAGAAGTGGACAAGATTTTAGATATTTATCAGTTACAGACG ATGAGACATGTTATCCTGCTGAGGATGCTTTTCTTAGTCGACTTATGGAAACTGGTGCAACTGAAAGCTCCTCTTCTGATAACTGCCCTAATCAGATGGAAGAAAATAGAGAAACTGCCTCTGATAAGACTAGGAACATCTTATGTAATATGTTTGTTGCAGTTAACAGTCTTTATCATCTGAAGGATGGACTATATACTGCTGTTTTGAAAGAGACTCCAGGGGAtg gTTCATGCAGGCAGAAATCATTGATTGAGTTACCGTCTGAAGTTAAAAATCTGAGATTAGAATTAAGTGATCTTCACTTGAAGCACAAATCATTGGCAAGGGAACTGCAGAGCCGTCAAGACACAGATGCAAAAAATAAAGCTGAGCTTAAACGTTTaagag GCGAATTGGAGAGTGTGGTTACAGAATTAGAGAAAAGTAATTGTAAATTGGCAACTCTTAAAGCCGAAAGAGATGCAACCAAAGGGGCATTTTTCCCTGTTTTAAACCTAGGTAATAAGCTTCCTGGTGATAAGGTCAGAGATGAAGAAAGAGATGTGCAAGATATGGAATCTGCTCTGAAAGAGCTAAAG GACCAAGCTTCAAATCGACTGATAGAACTAAAGGGTCTTCATGATGAGAGAATAAAAATTCTTGAGCAGTTATTTAAGTTGCAG AACAAATTGAAGAGTGTGAAATGTCTTTCTTCTTCCCAAGCCTTCCTACTGGTTAGAGATCAACTAGAGAAGTCAAAATCTGAAGTTTTAAAGTACCAGGCATTATTTGAGAAACTACAG GTTGAGACGGATAATCTTGTGTGGAGGGAGAtggaatcaaatataaaaaatgatttggttgATGTTCTTCGAAGATCTTCGGCTGTTTCAGATTCAAGAATTGCTGATCTTAGGATGGagatacaaaaacaaattgagGGAAAACTCGGGATCGAGACAAAACTGGAAGAAGCATCAAGAGAGCCTG GAAGGAAAGAAATTATTGCAGAATTTAAGGTCCTGGTTTCTTCATTTCCTGATGAAATGAGCTCTATGCAAAGTCATTTAAGTAAATGCAAAGAGACTGCTGTGGATATACACACACTACGTGCTGGTGTACAGTCCCTTTCTAATGTGCTTAATCGGAAG GTGAAAGAGTGTGAAACTTTATATGTGAGATCAGCCGACCAAGTTGCTGAACTACATAAGTTGCAAGCTATG GTTCAAGATTTGACTGATAGCAATCTGGAGTTGAAATTGGTTTTAGATATGTATAGACGTGAATCCACAGATTCAAG GGATGTCATGGAAGCTAGGGATTTGGAATACAAAGCATGGTCTCATGTTCAAAGTTTGAAATCTTCTCTTGATGAGCAAAACTTGGAATTACGAGTGAAGATGGCCAATGAAGCTGAGGCCATGTCCCAGCAAAGGCTAGCTGCTGCAGAAGCTGATATTGCTGACATGAGACAGAAGTTGGAGGCTTTTAAAAG GGAAATGGTGAGGCTTTCTGATGCATTGAAATCCAAAAATGAAGAGATTGAGGCCTACATGTTGGAAATAGAG ACAATTGGACAGGTATATGATGACATGCAAACACAAAACCAACAACTGTTGCAGCAGATTACAGAATTAGATGACTATAACATTAAG CTTGTTTTAGAGAGTGTGAGGGCAAGACAAATGCAGGATGCTCTACTTATGGAAAAGCGTACCATGGAAAGGGAGATTCATCAAGCAAATGCATCtatgaaattttatgaaataaaagcCACAAGAATTGAAGACCAG TTAAAATTTTGTGTAGATCAGGTTCAGAGATTTACGGAAGACAGATTTCAAAATTCAGTTACTTTGGAAAATACCCAAAAGAAATTGCTTGGTGTGAGAAAATCATCTGTACAACTGAGGGAGTCATTGGAAGAATCTCAATCGAAGGTTGATGATTGTCGTATGGCTCTTATGAAGCAGCAGATAGAGTTAGAAAGAGAAAG ATTTTCCAAGAAAAGAATAGAGGAGGAATTGGAAGTTTCCAGGAGAATGGTTTCACGTCTTCGAGCTCAGACAGAGGGGTCCTCTATTGTAGAAGAGCTGCGACAGGAACTTAGAGAATACAGAGAAATACTCAAGTGCAGTATCTGTCTTGAAAGGCCTAAAGAG GTTGTCATTACAAAGTGCTACCACTTGTTCTGCAACCCCTGTGTACAGAGAGTTACTGACAGTCGTCACCGCAAGTGTCCAGTGTGTGCTGCAAGTTTCGGTCCTAATGATGTCAAACCTGTTTACATCTGA
- the LOC123216995 gene encoding E3 ubiquitin-protein ligase BRE1-like 1 isoform X1, translating into MGSTGEPDRKRRHFTSISPTAAATKKYPFFSSSEDRKIDTAVLQFQNQKLVQKLEEQKVEYSALDNKFTQLKERQQPYDSTLEVVNRSWEELITDLGSCSIRAKESRSGQDFRYLSVTDDETCYPAEDAFLSRLMETGATESSSSDNCPNQMEENRETASDKTRNILCNMFVAVNSLYHLKDGLYTAVLKETPGDGSCRQKSLIELPSEVKNLRLELSDLHLKHKSLARELQSRQDTDAKNKAELKRLRGELESVVTELEKSNCKLATLKAERDATKGAFFPVLNLGNKLPGDKVRDEERDVQDMESALKELKDQASNRLIELKGLHDERIKILEQLFKLQNKLKSVKCLSSSQAFLLVRDQLEKSKSEVLKYQALFEKLQVETDNLVWREMESNIKNDLVDVLRRSSAVSDSRIADLRMEIQKQIEGKLGIETKLEEASREPGKRTGRKEIIAEFKVLVSSFPDEMSSMQSHLSKCKETAVDIHTLRAGVQSLSNVLNRKVKECETLYVRSADQVAELHKLQAMVQDLTDSNLELKLVLDMYRRESTDSRDVMEARDLEYKAWSHVQSLKSSLDEQNLELRVKMANEAEAMSQQRLAAAEADIADMRQKLEAFKREMVRLSDALKSKNEEIEAYMLEIETIGQVYDDMQTQNQQLLQQITELDDYNIKLVLESVRARQMQDALLMEKRTMEREIHQANASMKFYEIKATRIEDQLKFCVDQVQRFTEDRFQNSVTLENTQKKLLGVRKSSVQLRESLEESQSKVDDCRMALMKQQIELERERFSKKRIEEELEVSRRMVSRLRAQTEGSSIVEELRQELREYREILKCSICLERPKEVVITKCYHLFCNPCVQRVTDSRHRKCPVCAASFGPNDVKPVYI; encoded by the exons ATGGGGAGTACGGGTGAGCCAGATCGAAAACGGCGTCACTTTACCTCCATATCACCAACGGCCGCTGCCACTAAGAAGTATCCATTCTTTTCCTCTTCTGAGGACAGAAag ATTGATACTGCAGTGCTTCAATTCCAAAACCAAAAGCTTGTACAGAAGTTAGAGGAGCAGAAGGTTGAGTATTCTGCTCTTGATAATAAGTTCACTCAACTGAAGGAGAGACAACAGCCGTATGATTCCACATTAGAGGTGGTGAATAGGTCTTGGGAAGAG cTGATTACTGATCTGGGATCATGTTCCATCCGAGCAAAAGAGTCAAGAAGTGGACAAGATTTTAGATATTTATCAGTTACAGACG ATGAGACATGTTATCCTGCTGAGGATGCTTTTCTTAGTCGACTTATGGAAACTGGTGCAACTGAAAGCTCCTCTTCTGATAACTGCCCTAATCAGATGGAAGAAAATAGAGAAACTGCCTCTGATAAGACTAGGAACATCTTATGTAATATGTTTGTTGCAGTTAACAGTCTTTATCATCTGAAGGATGGACTATATACTGCTGTTTTGAAAGAGACTCCAGGGGAtg gTTCATGCAGGCAGAAATCATTGATTGAGTTACCGTCTGAAGTTAAAAATCTGAGATTAGAATTAAGTGATCTTCACTTGAAGCACAAATCATTGGCAAGGGAACTGCAGAGCCGTCAAGACACAGATGCAAAAAATAAAGCTGAGCTTAAACGTTTaagag GCGAATTGGAGAGTGTGGTTACAGAATTAGAGAAAAGTAATTGTAAATTGGCAACTCTTAAAGCCGAAAGAGATGCAACCAAAGGGGCATTTTTCCCTGTTTTAAACCTAGGTAATAAGCTTCCTGGTGATAAGGTCAGAGATGAAGAAAGAGATGTGCAAGATATGGAATCTGCTCTGAAAGAGCTAAAG GACCAAGCTTCAAATCGACTGATAGAACTAAAGGGTCTTCATGATGAGAGAATAAAAATTCTTGAGCAGTTATTTAAGTTGCAG AACAAATTGAAGAGTGTGAAATGTCTTTCTTCTTCCCAAGCCTTCCTACTGGTTAGAGATCAACTAGAGAAGTCAAAATCTGAAGTTTTAAAGTACCAGGCATTATTTGAGAAACTACAG GTTGAGACGGATAATCTTGTGTGGAGGGAGAtggaatcaaatataaaaaatgatttggttgATGTTCTTCGAAGATCTTCGGCTGTTTCAGATTCAAGAATTGCTGATCTTAGGATGGagatacaaaaacaaattgagGGAAAACTCGGGATCGAGACAAAACTGGAAGAAGCATCAAGAGAGCCTGGTAAGAGAACAG GAAGGAAAGAAATTATTGCAGAATTTAAGGTCCTGGTTTCTTCATTTCCTGATGAAATGAGCTCTATGCAAAGTCATTTAAGTAAATGCAAAGAGACTGCTGTGGATATACACACACTACGTGCTGGTGTACAGTCCCTTTCTAATGTGCTTAATCGGAAG GTGAAAGAGTGTGAAACTTTATATGTGAGATCAGCCGACCAAGTTGCTGAACTACATAAGTTGCAAGCTATG GTTCAAGATTTGACTGATAGCAATCTGGAGTTGAAATTGGTTTTAGATATGTATAGACGTGAATCCACAGATTCAAG GGATGTCATGGAAGCTAGGGATTTGGAATACAAAGCATGGTCTCATGTTCAAAGTTTGAAATCTTCTCTTGATGAGCAAAACTTGGAATTACGAGTGAAGATGGCCAATGAAGCTGAGGCCATGTCCCAGCAAAGGCTAGCTGCTGCAGAAGCTGATATTGCTGACATGAGACAGAAGTTGGAGGCTTTTAAAAG GGAAATGGTGAGGCTTTCTGATGCATTGAAATCCAAAAATGAAGAGATTGAGGCCTACATGTTGGAAATAGAG ACAATTGGACAGGTATATGATGACATGCAAACACAAAACCAACAACTGTTGCAGCAGATTACAGAATTAGATGACTATAACATTAAG CTTGTTTTAGAGAGTGTGAGGGCAAGACAAATGCAGGATGCTCTACTTATGGAAAAGCGTACCATGGAAAGGGAGATTCATCAAGCAAATGCATCtatgaaattttatgaaataaaagcCACAAGAATTGAAGACCAG TTAAAATTTTGTGTAGATCAGGTTCAGAGATTTACGGAAGACAGATTTCAAAATTCAGTTACTTTGGAAAATACCCAAAAGAAATTGCTTGGTGTGAGAAAATCATCTGTACAACTGAGGGAGTCATTGGAAGAATCTCAATCGAAGGTTGATGATTGTCGTATGGCTCTTATGAAGCAGCAGATAGAGTTAGAAAGAGAAAG ATTTTCCAAGAAAAGAATAGAGGAGGAATTGGAAGTTTCCAGGAGAATGGTTTCACGTCTTCGAGCTCAGACAGAGGGGTCCTCTATTGTAGAAGAGCTGCGACAGGAACTTAGAGAATACAGAGAAATACTCAAGTGCAGTATCTGTCTTGAAAGGCCTAAAGAG GTTGTCATTACAAAGTGCTACCACTTGTTCTGCAACCCCTGTGTACAGAGAGTTACTGACAGTCGTCACCGCAAGTGTCCAGTGTGTGCTGCAAGTTTCGGTCCTAATGATGTCAAACCTGTTTACATCTGA
- the LOC123216995 gene encoding E3 ubiquitin-protein ligase BRE1-like 1 isoform X3, whose amino-acid sequence METGATESSSSDNCPNQMEENRETASDKTRNILCNMFVAVNSLYHLKDGLYTAVLKETPGDGSCRQKSLIELPSEVKNLRLELSDLHLKHKSLARELQSRQDTDAKNKAELKRLRGELESVVTELEKSNCKLATLKAERDATKGAFFPVLNLGNKLPGDKVRDEERDVQDMESALKELKDQASNRLIELKGLHDERIKILEQLFKLQNKLKSVKCLSSSQAFLLVRDQLEKSKSEVLKYQALFEKLQVETDNLVWREMESNIKNDLVDVLRRSSAVSDSRIADLRMEIQKQIEGKLGIETKLEEASREPGKRTGRKEIIAEFKVLVSSFPDEMSSMQSHLSKCKETAVDIHTLRAGVQSLSNVLNRKVKECETLYVRSADQVAELHKLQAMVQDLTDSNLELKLVLDMYRRESTDSRDVMEARDLEYKAWSHVQSLKSSLDEQNLELRVKMANEAEAMSQQRLAAAEADIADMRQKLEAFKREMVRLSDALKSKNEEIEAYMLEIETIGQVYDDMQTQNQQLLQQITELDDYNIKLVLESVRARQMQDALLMEKRTMEREIHQANASMKFYEIKATRIEDQLKFCVDQVQRFTEDRFQNSVTLENTQKKLLGVRKSSVQLRESLEESQSKVDDCRMALMKQQIELERERFSKKRIEEELEVSRRMVSRLRAQTEGSSIVEELRQELREYREILKCSICLERPKEVVITKCYHLFCNPCVQRVTDSRHRKCPVCAASFGPNDVKPVYI is encoded by the exons ATGGAAACTGGTGCAACTGAAAGCTCCTCTTCTGATAACTGCCCTAATCAGATGGAAGAAAATAGAGAAACTGCCTCTGATAAGACTAGGAACATCTTATGTAATATGTTTGTTGCAGTTAACAGTCTTTATCATCTGAAGGATGGACTATATACTGCTGTTTTGAAAGAGACTCCAGGGGAtg gTTCATGCAGGCAGAAATCATTGATTGAGTTACCGTCTGAAGTTAAAAATCTGAGATTAGAATTAAGTGATCTTCACTTGAAGCACAAATCATTGGCAAGGGAACTGCAGAGCCGTCAAGACACAGATGCAAAAAATAAAGCTGAGCTTAAACGTTTaagag GCGAATTGGAGAGTGTGGTTACAGAATTAGAGAAAAGTAATTGTAAATTGGCAACTCTTAAAGCCGAAAGAGATGCAACCAAAGGGGCATTTTTCCCTGTTTTAAACCTAGGTAATAAGCTTCCTGGTGATAAGGTCAGAGATGAAGAAAGAGATGTGCAAGATATGGAATCTGCTCTGAAAGAGCTAAAG GACCAAGCTTCAAATCGACTGATAGAACTAAAGGGTCTTCATGATGAGAGAATAAAAATTCTTGAGCAGTTATTTAAGTTGCAG AACAAATTGAAGAGTGTGAAATGTCTTTCTTCTTCCCAAGCCTTCCTACTGGTTAGAGATCAACTAGAGAAGTCAAAATCTGAAGTTTTAAAGTACCAGGCATTATTTGAGAAACTACAG GTTGAGACGGATAATCTTGTGTGGAGGGAGAtggaatcaaatataaaaaatgatttggttgATGTTCTTCGAAGATCTTCGGCTGTTTCAGATTCAAGAATTGCTGATCTTAGGATGGagatacaaaaacaaattgagGGAAAACTCGGGATCGAGACAAAACTGGAAGAAGCATCAAGAGAGCCTGGTAAGAGAACAG GAAGGAAAGAAATTATTGCAGAATTTAAGGTCCTGGTTTCTTCATTTCCTGATGAAATGAGCTCTATGCAAAGTCATTTAAGTAAATGCAAAGAGACTGCTGTGGATATACACACACTACGTGCTGGTGTACAGTCCCTTTCTAATGTGCTTAATCGGAAG GTGAAAGAGTGTGAAACTTTATATGTGAGATCAGCCGACCAAGTTGCTGAACTACATAAGTTGCAAGCTATG GTTCAAGATTTGACTGATAGCAATCTGGAGTTGAAATTGGTTTTAGATATGTATAGACGTGAATCCACAGATTCAAG GGATGTCATGGAAGCTAGGGATTTGGAATACAAAGCATGGTCTCATGTTCAAAGTTTGAAATCTTCTCTTGATGAGCAAAACTTGGAATTACGAGTGAAGATGGCCAATGAAGCTGAGGCCATGTCCCAGCAAAGGCTAGCTGCTGCAGAAGCTGATATTGCTGACATGAGACAGAAGTTGGAGGCTTTTAAAAG GGAAATGGTGAGGCTTTCTGATGCATTGAAATCCAAAAATGAAGAGATTGAGGCCTACATGTTGGAAATAGAG ACAATTGGACAGGTATATGATGACATGCAAACACAAAACCAACAACTGTTGCAGCAGATTACAGAATTAGATGACTATAACATTAAG CTTGTTTTAGAGAGTGTGAGGGCAAGACAAATGCAGGATGCTCTACTTATGGAAAAGCGTACCATGGAAAGGGAGATTCATCAAGCAAATGCATCtatgaaattttatgaaataaaagcCACAAGAATTGAAGACCAG TTAAAATTTTGTGTAGATCAGGTTCAGAGATTTACGGAAGACAGATTTCAAAATTCAGTTACTTTGGAAAATACCCAAAAGAAATTGCTTGGTGTGAGAAAATCATCTGTACAACTGAGGGAGTCATTGGAAGAATCTCAATCGAAGGTTGATGATTGTCGTATGGCTCTTATGAAGCAGCAGATAGAGTTAGAAAGAGAAAG ATTTTCCAAGAAAAGAATAGAGGAGGAATTGGAAGTTTCCAGGAGAATGGTTTCACGTCTTCGAGCTCAGACAGAGGGGTCCTCTATTGTAGAAGAGCTGCGACAGGAACTTAGAGAATACAGAGAAATACTCAAGTGCAGTATCTGTCTTGAAAGGCCTAAAGAG GTTGTCATTACAAAGTGCTACCACTTGTTCTGCAACCCCTGTGTACAGAGAGTTACTGACAGTCGTCACCGCAAGTGTCCAGTGTGTGCTGCAAGTTTCGGTCCTAATGATGTCAAACCTGTTTACATCTGA